Proteins found in one Methanobacterium sp. genomic segment:
- a CDS encoding amidohydrolase family protein gives MIIYNAQILYGPNFDLIKGYIKIEEGIITEIGKGSIKGDLDAKNSIIMPALINAHVHILDSPAKEKIGSMSLDELVRPPDGLKQQILRETPFTELLKSATEVVNEMLSNGILSFFEFSNNPDISKQADIYKKAKIYYEPPIAQTDLEIEKNEFNQQIIDSVYENARKCDGVGLSGVGEFSESVLKEIEKLNLPQVIHAGEHVISQNRSLKITGKTEIERAIQLKPEFIVHATNLFEGDIEHIVKNKIPVVCCPRCNSILGVGVPPVKEFLERGVPVALGTDNVMLNSPDLFREMEFTLKIMNVTHKRVDTISPNEILKMVTLNPAKILNLNSGVIQVGKDADLLFIRPLRNMNPVNDAVSAIVNRADARNVWKILNKGSIVYECGVGGYNSV, from the coding sequence ATGATAATCTACAATGCACAAATTCTTTATGGGCCTAACTTCGATTTAATCAAAGGATACATTAAAATCGAAGAGGGAATAATAACTGAAATTGGAAAGGGAAGTATTAAAGGAGATTTAGATGCTAAAAACTCAATCATAATGCCTGCACTGATAAATGCACATGTACACATTCTTGATTCACCTGCAAAAGAGAAAATTGGATCAATGTCCCTGGATGAGCTGGTCAGGCCTCCTGATGGACTTAAACAGCAAATTTTAAGAGAAACTCCTTTTACAGAACTTCTAAAATCTGCAACAGAAGTTGTAAATGAGATGTTATCAAATGGAATCCTCAGTTTTTTTGAATTTTCAAATAATCCAGATATATCAAAACAGGCAGATATCTACAAAAAAGCTAAAATCTATTATGAACCACCGATTGCTCAAACTGACTTGGAAATAGAAAAAAATGAATTTAATCAGCAGATCATAGATTCCGTGTATGAAAATGCCAGAAAATGTGACGGTGTGGGATTAAGTGGAGTGGGGGAGTTTTCAGAATCTGTATTAAAAGAAATAGAAAAATTAAACCTTCCACAGGTGATCCATGCAGGGGAGCATGTTATATCACAAAACCGATCGCTTAAAATTACAGGAAAAACTGAAATAGAAAGAGCAATTCAATTAAAACCTGAATTTATTGTGCATGCCACCAACCTGTTTGAGGGAGATATTGAACATATAGTTAAAAATAAAATACCTGTTGTATGCTGCCCCAGATGCAACTCTATTCTTGGAGTGGGAGTTCCACCAGTGAAAGAATTTCTTGAAAGAGGCGTGCCTGTTGCACTTGGAACTGATAATGTTATGCTTAACTCACCAGATCTATTTAGGGAGATGGAATTTACCCTAAAAATTATGAATGTTACACATAAACGTGTTGATACAATTTCTCCAAATGAAATTCTTAAAATGGTTACATTAAACCCTGCAAAGATATTGAATCTTAATTCAGGAGTTATACAGGTTGGTAAAGATGCAGATCTATTATTTATCCGGCCTTTAAGAAATATGAATCCGGTTAATGATGCAGTATCTGCAATTGTAAACAGGGCAGATGCAAGAAATGTATGGAAAATTTTAAACAAAGGAAGTATTGTTTATGAGTGTGGTGTGGGGGGATACAATAGTGTATAG
- a CDS encoding DUF530 domain-containing protein, translating into MGKKLNKYINNTMEIGNKMSESVLIARAEKFLEKIKRQRVQVDKIKDFESFIVIYHYLKDNMEELYDFRDTMEIKGYKAPYRSLIRPSHFITTELRADEVHDISRQTQYFRMKAAAKKNILDRVKSSIASHRIAIGHLEEFATIKCKICKKQFKRHQIELVESKKCTCGATDLVLEQNKNGVYRLDIIKYLPLSGEYMLRMSDLPSLGREAFRNIVRILKHEKRGIVKTLSLVVKVFEDGRWIRKRVHMDAEDDKNYEREIRKEYGPNARIEFLQFHRKKPAIINDRHVQTALSIAYVKCAAEIADRIMENVLDVVLKNKEKVKIYDDSLKKAAAFAASIVDDVEERNLLKEDKLIELLRENNLYNNVMDKELQDDIDTRGKIKRKLFIEMPRVLILWDIAKYYLTTSYDRRNKYSGPFPNLRPNLDTNQLKAFQDFDKEVVAILKKYTDERIEYILDIKEVVARKFEIENKVKGLHVKSNPPALGAAILNTSANLSIEKAAYLFHVNSSKVLKERDKIETFRKPSKKAKQFLNLIKK; encoded by the coding sequence TTGGGGAAAAAATTAAATAAATACATTAATAACACCATGGAAATTGGAAATAAAATGAGCGAATCAGTTTTAATTGCACGGGCTGAGAAGTTTCTCGAGAAAATAAAGCGTCAAAGAGTCCAGGTAGATAAAATAAAGGACTTTGAAAGCTTTATTGTTATATATCATTATCTTAAAGATAACATGGAGGAACTATATGATTTTAGAGATACCATGGAGATAAAAGGATATAAAGCCCCATATCGTTCTCTAATTCGCCCTTCTCATTTTATTACAACTGAATTAAGGGCAGATGAAGTTCATGATATTTCCCGTCAAACACAGTACTTCAGAATGAAAGCTGCAGCTAAAAAAAACATTTTAGATAGAGTTAAATCATCCATAGCATCGCATAGAATTGCAATAGGACATCTGGAGGAATTTGCAACTATAAAATGTAAAATATGTAAAAAACAGTTTAAAAGACACCAGATTGAACTGGTCGAATCTAAAAAATGCACATGCGGAGCTACTGACCTGGTATTAGAGCAGAATAAAAATGGAGTATACAGATTAGACATTATAAAATACTTGCCATTATCTGGAGAATACATGCTTAGAATGTCTGATCTGCCCTCTTTAGGGAGAGAAGCATTCAGGAACATTGTTAGAATCCTTAAACACGAAAAAAGAGGCATAGTAAAAACACTTTCCCTTGTGGTGAAAGTTTTTGAAGACGGCAGATGGATTAGAAAAAGAGTGCACATGGATGCTGAAGATGATAAGAATTATGAGCGGGAAATTAGAAAGGAATATGGCCCTAATGCACGTATAGAATTTTTACAGTTCCACCGGAAAAAACCAGCTATTATAAATGATCGGCATGTTCAAACAGCTCTTTCAATAGCGTATGTGAAGTGTGCTGCTGAAATTGCAGATAGAATCATGGAAAATGTTCTGGATGTGGTTTTAAAAAATAAAGAAAAGGTTAAAATTTACGATGACTCACTTAAAAAAGCCGCTGCATTTGCTGCTTCAATAGTAGATGATGTTGAAGAAAGGAATTTATTGAAAGAAGATAAATTGATAGAGTTATTAAGAGAGAATAACCTTTATAATAATGTTATGGATAAAGAGCTTCAAGATGACATAGATACAAGAGGAAAAATAAAGAGGAAGCTTTTTATTGAAATGCCGAGGGTATTGATTTTATGGGACATCGCAAAGTACTATTTAACAACTTCATATGACCGGAGGAACAAATATTCTGGACCGTTTCCTAATCTACGTCCAAACCTTGATACAAATCAATTAAAGGCATTCCAGGATTTTGATAAGGAAGTTGTTGCTATTTTAAAGAAATATACTGATGAAAGAATTGAATATATTCTGGATATTAAAGAAGTGGTTGCCAGAAAGTTTGAAATTGAAAATAAGGTTAAAGGCCTTCATGTTAAATCGAACCCGCCTGCTTTAGGTGCAGCGATTTTAAATACTTCTGCTAATTTATCTATTGAAAAAGCAGCTTATTTATTCCATGTAAATAGTTCAAAAGTTTTAAAAGAGAGGGATAAAATTGAAACTTTCAGAAAACCAAGTAAAAAAGCAAAACAGTTCCTGAATCTTATCAAAAAATAA
- a CDS encoding inositol-3-phosphate synthase — MEKIKIAVVGIGNCASSLIQGIHYYRDKNSDDAIGLMHWDIGGFTPGDIEVVAAFDIDRRKVGKDVSEAIFAKPNCTTVFYPEIPKTGVNVAMGKILDGVAPHMDKYDNDYTFLIAEEEEFDITGILKESGAEILVNYLPVGSEEAARFYAQCALDAGIAFINSMPVFIVSDSEWASKFEEKGIPIVGDDIKAQIGATVIHRTLATLFRERGVKLERTYQLNTGGNTDFLNMLNRDRLDSKKESKTEAVQSVLAERLDGPNIHIGPSDYVPWQKDNKLCFLRMEGKTFGDVPMNIELRLSVEDSPNSAGCVIDAIRCCKLALQRGIGGQLTSISAYTMKHPPEQFIDEKAYEMVNEFIEGKRER; from the coding sequence TTGGAGAAGATAAAAATAGCAGTAGTTGGTATCGGTAACTGTGCAAGCTCATTAATTCAGGGAATTCATTATTACAGGGATAAAAATAGCGATGATGCCATTGGACTCATGCACTGGGATATTGGAGGATTTACGCCGGGCGATATAGAAGTGGTTGCTGCCTTCGATATAGACAGGAGAAAGGTTGGAAAAGACGTAAGTGAAGCTATTTTTGCAAAACCAAACTGTACAACCGTATTTTATCCCGAAATCCCAAAAACAGGAGTTAATGTAGCTATGGGGAAAATACTTGACGGTGTTGCCCCCCATATGGACAAATATGATAATGATTATACTTTTTTAATTGCTGAAGAGGAAGAATTTGATATTACAGGAATTTTAAAGGAAAGTGGGGCAGAAATACTTGTAAACTATCTCCCAGTAGGCTCTGAAGAAGCAGCGAGGTTCTACGCACAATGTGCACTTGATGCTGGTATTGCATTTATAAACAGCATGCCTGTTTTCATTGTAAGTGACAGTGAATGGGCAAGTAAATTTGAAGAAAAAGGAATTCCTATTGTGGGTGATGATATAAAAGCCCAAATTGGTGCTACAGTTATTCACAGAACATTAGCTACCTTATTTCGAGAAAGAGGAGTTAAATTAGAGCGTACTTACCAGTTAAATACTGGTGGAAACACAGATTTCCTCAACATGTTAAACAGAGACCGACTTGATTCAAAGAAAGAATCAAAGACAGAAGCAGTTCAATCAGTGCTTGCTGAAAGACTGGATGGCCCAAATATCCATATCGGCCCAAGTGATTACGTTCCATGGCAAAAAGATAATAAGCTGTGTTTTCTTAGAATGGAAGGTAAAACCTTCGGCGATGTTCCCATGAACATCGAATTAAGGCTCAGTGTTGAAGATTCACCGAATTCAGCCGGATGTGTGATTGATGCAATCCGATGCTGTAAATTAGCCCTCCAAAGAGGTATTGGTGGCCAGTTAACTTCAATTTCAGCTTACACCATGAAACATCCACCAGAACAGTTTATAGATGAAAAAGCATATGAAATGGTGAACGAGTTTATTGAAGGGAAAAGGGAAAGATAG
- a CDS encoding helix-turn-helix domain-containing protein, whose translation MSREIYVNKPLSSQVIMELLDKYPDLKKIKSPQSLYIRTSKKYLDALSELGIEVEPVTKRGRPKKYGAKEARKIHDMLMEGFIPKEISQKLDIPLKTVYYLKDMELKRGRKPKYSKETENEVKKLHEEGFSAKEISQKLNIPLRTIYDLIKR comes from the coding sequence TTGAGCCGTGAGATATATGTTAATAAACCATTATCTTCACAGGTAATCATGGAACTTCTGGATAAGTATCCTGATCTTAAGAAAATAAAATCCCCCCAGAGCCTTTATATCAGAACTTCAAAGAAGTATCTGGATGCACTCTCCGAACTGGGAATTGAAGTTGAGCCGGTGACAAAAAGAGGCAGGCCAAAGAAATACGGTGCTAAAGAAGCTCGAAAAATCCATGACATGTTAATGGAAGGGTTTATCCCCAAAGAAATATCCCAAAAGCTGGATATACCACTGAAAACTGTTTACTATCTAAAAGATATGGAATTAAAGCGTGGGAGAAAGCCTAAATATTCTAAAGAAACAGAAAATGAGGTTAAAAAATTACATGAAGAGGGGTTTTCAGCAAAAGAAATATCCCAAAAGCTGAATATTCCATTAAGGACTATTTACGACCTTATTAAGCGTTGA
- the metG gene encoding methionine--tRNA ligase translates to MSKVFITSALPYANGPCHLGHLRSTYIPADIYARYNRMNNVEVLFVCATDEHGTPIAVRAEEIGKSPKEIADKFHKMIKNDLNACNISFDYFSRTTDPIHYEIGQNFFLKLYENGYIYEKAIKQPYCEECKRFLPDRYIEGICPHCKGEGARGDHCESCGRHLDPIQLEEPACLICSSTPEIKESTHYFFKLSHFEESLNEWITKNRELPSNVKNYALGWIKEGLKDWILTRDMEWGIPVPLEEAEGKIIYVWGEAFLGYISAAAQWSRNENKAWEDYWNDKAVHFIGKDIIYHHAIFWPALLMAYGCKLPANVIAGEYLSLEGRKMSTSKNWVIWASEFLEKFESDILRYYLVINAPLNRDTDFSWDDFRRRVNDELADVLGNFLHRTFSFTDRFFEGKIPEPGELDEYDEEFKKRIKAIPEVVSKLIENFKFREGLVEIIRLAKFANKYFNDQEPWKAVKENSKKAANCLYLCNQLAKTFAVILTPYMPVKAVQIVEMMNLENFETCRWIKASEFVPAGHKIGKPEPLFKKIEDEIINKEKEELYKNLKDNENMKNIISIEDFAKIDLRIGEIAGAERVEGSENLLKLKVDVKEKKLQIVAGLAKKYSPEEITGQKVVVLVNLKPAKLFGIKSEGMILATSRNLSVLKASDAEIGEKIK, encoded by the coding sequence TTGAGTAAAGTATTTATTACCAGCGCACTCCCTTATGCAAACGGACCCTGTCATTTAGGACACTTAAGATCAACTTACATACCTGCAGATATTTATGCACGTTATAACCGGATGAATAACGTTGAAGTGCTTTTTGTTTGTGCCACAGATGAACATGGAACTCCAATTGCAGTCAGGGCAGAAGAAATAGGAAAGTCTCCTAAAGAAATTGCAGATAAATTTCATAAAATGATTAAAAACGATTTAAATGCGTGTAACATATCTTTTGATTACTTTTCAAGGACCACTGACCCTATCCATTATGAAATAGGACAAAATTTCTTTTTAAAACTCTATGAAAATGGATATATATATGAAAAAGCAATAAAACAGCCTTATTGTGAGGAATGTAAAAGATTTTTACCGGATAGATACATAGAAGGGATATGTCCTCATTGTAAAGGAGAAGGGGCAAGAGGAGACCACTGTGAATCATGTGGAAGACATTTGGATCCTATCCAGCTTGAAGAACCAGCATGTCTTATTTGCAGCTCCACTCCTGAAATTAAAGAATCTACACACTATTTCTTTAAATTAAGCCATTTTGAAGAATCTTTAAATGAATGGATAACTAAAAATAGGGAATTACCCTCAAATGTAAAAAATTACGCTCTCGGGTGGATTAAAGAAGGTTTAAAAGACTGGATCCTTACAAGAGATATGGAATGGGGAATACCTGTTCCACTGGAGGAAGCTGAGGGTAAAATAATATATGTGTGGGGAGAAGCGTTCCTTGGATACATATCAGCAGCAGCACAGTGGAGTAGAAATGAAAATAAAGCTTGGGAAGATTACTGGAATGATAAAGCTGTTCATTTTATTGGTAAAGACATTATATATCATCATGCAATATTCTGGCCTGCATTACTCATGGCATATGGATGTAAACTTCCAGCAAACGTGATTGCCGGGGAATATCTCTCACTTGAAGGCAGAAAAATGTCAACAAGTAAAAACTGGGTAATTTGGGCATCTGAATTTCTTGAAAAGTTTGAATCAGACATTCTAAGATATTACCTCGTTATAAATGCCCCTTTAAATCGTGACACTGACTTTTCATGGGATGATTTCAGGCGAAGGGTTAATGACGAACTTGCTGATGTTTTGGGGAATTTTTTACACAGAACTTTCTCATTTACAGACAGATTCTTTGAGGGAAAAATTCCAGAACCTGGTGAACTTGATGAATACGATGAAGAATTTAAAAAAAGAATAAAAGCAATTCCGGAGGTTGTTTCCAAGCTTATTGAAAATTTTAAGTTTAGAGAAGGACTTGTTGAAATAATCAGACTTGCAAAATTCGCTAATAAATATTTTAATGACCAGGAGCCATGGAAGGCTGTAAAAGAGAATTCAAAGAAAGCTGCAAACTGTTTATATCTATGTAATCAGCTTGCAAAAACCTTTGCTGTAATTTTAACTCCCTATATGCCAGTAAAAGCAGTCCAAATCGTTGAAATGATGAATTTAGAAAATTTTGAAACTTGTAGATGGATTAAAGCATCTGAATTTGTTCCTGCAGGTCATAAAATTGGTAAACCTGAACCATTATTTAAAAAAATTGAAGATGAGATAATAAATAAGGAAAAAGAAGAACTTTACAAAAATTTAAAGGACAATGAAAACATGAAAAACATTATAAGCATTGAAGATTTTGCTAAAATCGATTTAAGAATAGGTGAAATAGCTGGAGCTGAACGCGTAGAAGGCTCAGAAAACTTATTAAAATTAAAAGTAGATGTTAAAGAAAAGAAATTACAGATCGTTGCAGGTCTTGCTAAAAAATACTCTCCAGAAGAGATAACAGGACAAAAAGTAGTGGTGCTTGTCAATCTAAAGCCTGCTAAACTCTTTGGAATAAAATCAGAAGGTATGATCCTGGCAACATCTCGTAATTTAAGTGTTTTAAAAGCTTCAGACGCTGAAATTGGGGAAAAAATTAAATAA